From a single Candidatus Cloacimonadota bacterium genomic region:
- a CDS encoding glycine--tRNA ligase subunit alpha produces MTFQEIIFRLQTFWDEHDCVIHQPYDLEMGAGTFHPETFFGSLSQSDLKIAYVQPCRRPKDGRYGENPNRMQRYYQFQVIIKPSPDDIQELYLKSLKAIGVPIDKHDVRFVEDDWESPTLGASGLGWEVWLDGMEISQFTYFQQVAGVELKSVPVELTYGLERLAMYIQKVEDYKDIRWNEKISYGQIFFDNEKQFSDYNFNRANISLLFTDFEAFEKEAQNLIADGLIYPGYDLLIKCSHLFNLLDARGAISVTERAFYIKRIRILAKLCA; encoded by the coding sequence CTGACTTTTCAGGAAATCATCTTCCGGCTTCAAACTTTCTGGGATGAACACGATTGCGTCATTCATCAGCCTTATGATCTGGAAATGGGAGCCGGCACTTTCCATCCCGAAACCTTCTTCGGGTCCCTTTCTCAATCTGATCTGAAAATCGCCTACGTTCAGCCGTGTCGCAGACCAAAAGACGGAAGGTACGGTGAAAATCCCAATCGTATGCAACGCTATTATCAATTTCAAGTGATCATCAAACCTTCACCTGATGATATTCAGGAACTCTATCTCAAAAGTCTGAAAGCCATCGGAGTCCCGATAGATAAACACGATGTCCGTTTTGTGGAAGATGACTGGGAATCTCCCACCCTCGGAGCATCCGGTTTGGGTTGGGAGGTTTGGTTGGATGGAATGGAAATTTCTCAATTTACCTATTTCCAACAAGTTGCAGGCGTGGAACTGAAATCAGTTCCGGTAGAATTGACCTATGGTTTGGAACGACTCGCCATGTATATCCAAAAAGTAGAGGATTACAAAGATATTCGTTGGAATGAAAAAATTAGTTACGGACAGATATTTTTCGATAACGAAAAGCAGTTTTCCGATTATAATTTCAATCGTGCAAATATTTCCCTCCTGTTCACCGATTTTGAAGCGTTCGAAAAGGAAGCTCAAAATCTTATTGCGGACGGTTTGATTTACCCGGGATATGACTTGTTGATAAAATGTTCCCACCTCTTCAATCTGCTTGACGCTCGGGGTGCAATTTCTGTAACCGAACGTGCTTTTTATATTAAACGTATTCGAATTTTGGCAAAATTATGTGCC
- a CDS encoding tetratricopeptide repeat protein: MKKKILINIVLFSLFALCISTSVAFAQEGKLAIWGFAYMDMGSRSMCKYLKRDFPRVAKDISGIIVIKVKTTDKVVGNVKASELSPNMSVEFANEVGADVAIWGMVSEIDASLYSLTYYMMNIQTEKVVADNIQIPKKRSDREKIVAKLIENASAMMGSAAQEKMDIALNFFNSKQYVDAKNAFLKVVELNPKDVSAYSYLGWICAADGNYEDGINFYQESLKLDPNYISALEGIAWAYKNNEQPELACETYHHLAEQDPEEIKYLMCVGEIWEDIGNSDEALETYTEIIEVDEDNVIAHKSIGSILFERDEYNEAIPHFVFVIDAGEDDGNIAKKLAVAYHKTDRIEECIEQNQKLIAKNPDMKTPYMNLAAIYVEQGNFDKAIQFLQTFIELDPDSKNGYIRIADVYRQNKNYPKAISNAQKAAEIASNDAGAFMVLAEIDNSRGYNHYNAYLDYDKKAKAANSETYDEFDKLRIENKKQANDFFISAKEYYKKALSLSTDFFMKKKLKNKIPRVDELIKATEPGFFDG, encoded by the coding sequence ATGAAGAAAAAAATTCTCATTAATATAGTGCTTTTTTCACTCTTTGCACTATGCATTTCAACCTCAGTTGCTTTTGCCCAAGAAGGGAAACTTGCAATATGGGGATTCGCCTATATGGATATGGGCAGCAGATCAATGTGCAAATATTTGAAACGTGATTTTCCACGAGTTGCAAAAGATATCTCGGGTATTATTGTGATAAAAGTGAAAACGACCGACAAAGTTGTTGGTAATGTGAAAGCCAGTGAACTTTCTCCTAATATGTCTGTAGAATTTGCCAACGAAGTTGGAGCGGATGTGGCAATCTGGGGCATGGTTTCCGAGATCGATGCTTCGCTCTATAGTCTAACATATTACATGATGAATATCCAAACAGAAAAAGTTGTGGCAGACAATATTCAAATACCAAAAAAGAGATCCGATCGTGAAAAAATAGTTGCAAAATTAATCGAAAATGCTTCTGCAATGATGGGCTCTGCCGCTCAAGAAAAAATGGATATTGCCCTGAATTTTTTTAACTCAAAACAATATGTTGATGCGAAAAATGCCTTTTTGAAAGTGGTTGAATTGAATCCCAAAGATGTTTCCGCCTATAGTTATTTGGGTTGGATATGCGCCGCAGATGGTAATTATGAAGACGGAATAAATTTTTATCAGGAATCTTTGAAACTTGACCCCAATTATATCAGCGCCCTGGAAGGAATTGCTTGGGCATATAAAAATAATGAGCAACCCGAACTCGCTTGTGAAACTTACCATCATCTCGCAGAACAAGATCCGGAAGAGATAAAATATTTGATGTGCGTTGGTGAAATTTGGGAAGATATCGGCAATAGTGATGAAGCATTAGAGACTTATACCGAAATCATTGAAGTAGATGAAGATAATGTAATAGCACATAAATCTATCGGAAGTATTCTTTTTGAAAGAGACGAATATAACGAAGCAATACCTCATTTTGTTTTTGTGATTGATGCAGGTGAAGACGATGGTAACATTGCCAAAAAATTGGCTGTCGCTTATCACAAAACAGATAGAATTGAAGAGTGCATTGAGCAAAATCAAAAACTCATTGCAAAAAATCCGGATATGAAAACTCCCTATATGAACCTTGCTGCCATTTATGTTGAACAGGGCAATTTTGATAAAGCCATTCAATTTTTGCAGACATTTATCGAACTCGATCCCGATTCTAAAAATGGGTATATAAGGATTGCGGATGTTTACCGACAAAACAAAAATTATCCGAAAGCTATCTCAAACGCTCAAAAGGCAGCTGAAATTGCTTCCAATGATGCGGGAGCATTCATGGTTCTTGCCGAGATTGATAACTCACGCGGCTACAATCATTATAACGCATATTTGGATTATGATAAAAAGGCAAAAGCAGCCAACTCCGAGACTTATGATGAGTTCGATAAATTACGTATTGAAAACAAAAAACAAGCAAATGATTTTTTCATTTCAGCAAAAGAATATTATAAAAAAGCTCTTTCGCTTTCTACTGATTTCTTTATGAAGAAAAAGTTGAAAAACAAAATTCCAAGGGTGGACGAATTGATAAAAGCCACCGAACCGGGATTCTTTGATGGATAA
- a CDS encoding phosphatase PAP2 family protein, whose translation KMKIIIFCLIGFFVFQPIFAQSPYKLSWQKDGIIGCTNLAVVLTAPMVVDNIKPLTESKIANLSKNDLNWFDRSAVNNYSENLANASDVLLASIMLSPAGFIFFEDMREDYFILGTMYMETSLLAIFIPSYAKGGVKRIRPYVYNPDVSLEKKTKSDARESFFSRHTTVAFSSAVFFSSVYSAYFPNSEYEKYIWGGSLLLATTIGFLRYESGEHFPTDIITGAAVGSAIGYLIPYFHKRENPVNIGFHPAGNNSDYYLTLHFQF comes from the coding sequence AAAAATGAAAATAATAATATTTTGCCTAATTGGTTTTTTTGTTTTTCAACCGATTTTTGCCCAATCACCCTATAAACTCAGTTGGCAAAAAGATGGAATAATCGGTTGCACCAACCTTGCAGTGGTTCTTACCGCTCCTATGGTAGTTGATAACATTAAGCCCCTGACCGAAAGCAAAATAGCGAACCTATCCAAAAATGATTTAAACTGGTTTGATAGAAGTGCTGTAAATAATTATTCTGAAAATCTGGCAAATGCAAGTGATGTTCTGCTTGCGTCCATAATGCTATCTCCGGCAGGATTCATTTTTTTTGAAGACATGCGAGAAGATTATTTTATACTTGGAACTATGTATATGGAAACTTCTCTTTTGGCAATTTTCATTCCCTCCTATGCAAAAGGTGGTGTAAAAAGAATTCGCCCTTACGTGTATAATCCTGATGTGTCGCTTGAAAAAAAAACAAAAAGCGATGCTCGTGAATCTTTTTTTTCCAGACACACTACGGTTGCGTTCTCATCTGCTGTTTTTTTTTCCAGCGTTTATTCAGCTTATTTCCCAAATTCTGAATATGAAAAATATATCTGGGGCGGTTCTCTTTTGCTTGCAACTACAATCGGATTCCTTCGGTATGAATCGGGAGAGCATTTCCCCACAGATATTATCACAGGGGCAGCAGTTGGTTCTGCCATCGGTTATTTAATTCCGTATTTTCATAAACGGGAAAATCCTGTGAACATAGGATTTCATCCTGCAGGAAATAATTCCGATTACTATTTAACCTTGCATTTTCAATTTTGA